The genomic interval TGCACATCTGAAAATGAGGCAGTATCTTGGAAGCTGGGAAACCAAACTATTGATAAGAACCATACAAGGTAAGCAACTCATACCACAAATATCAAATAACATTATTACCCCAATCATGATGGAATAATTGAATTATCTAATCAATTTTCGATCTTTTCAGATATAAAGTTAGAACAGAGCCATTGAATTCCAACGACGATGGCAGTGGAAACAACGAAAATCAAGATTTCGCCAAGTACAAGAATGTCCTGACGCTCCTTGATGTTAATATAAAGGACTCGGGGAACTACACCTGCACATCCCAAACGGGGCAAAACCATTCGACTGAGTTCCAAGTTAAGCCATACCTTCCATCCAAAGTCTTGCAAAGTACCCCCGCCAAGATCAAGAGGAAAATCAAGCAGGATGTCATGTTGTATTGCTTGATTGAGATGTACCCGCAAAATGAGACGACGAATAGAAACCTCAAGTGGCTAAAGGACGGCAGCCAGTTTGAGTTCCTGGACACCTTCTCATCCATCTCGAAGCTAAACGATACACACTTAAACTTCACCTTGGAATTCACGGAGGTGTACAAGAAAGAGAATGGAACCTACAAGTGCACCGTCTTCGATGACACCGGACTTGAGATTACCGCCAAAGAGGTAACTCTTTTCGTAATGGAAGTGCCACAAGTTAGCATTGATTTCGCCAAGGCAGTCGGTGCTAATAAAATATACCTAAACTGGACCGTGAACGACGGCAACGATCCAATTCAGAAATTCTTCATCACTCTGCAGGAGGCTGGAACGCCGACTTTTACCTACCATAAGGACTTTATCAACGGCAGCCATACATCGTCTATTTTGGACCATTTTAAACCGAACACAACCTATTTTTTAAGAATCGTGGGAAAGAACTCGATTGGCAATGGCCAGCCCACCCAGTATCAACATGGAATCACCACGCTTAGTTATGATCCCATTTTTATACCGAAAGTCGAGACCACCGGCAGCACGGCGTCCACGATAACGATTGGCTGGAATCCCCCGCCGCCGGATCTTATTGAATATATACAATACTACGAACTGATTGTCTCCGAATCGGGCGACGTGCCCAAAGTGATCGAAGAAGCCATTTACCAGCAGAATTCTCGAAACTTGCCATACATGTTTGATAAGCTTAAGACCGCCACAGACTACGAATTTAGGGTAAGGGCATGTAGTGATCTAACCAAGACTTGCGGACCATGGTCCGAGAACGTGAACGGAACCACAATGGACGGCGTGGCTACCAAACCCACCAACTTGAGCATACAATGTCATCATGACAACGTCACGAGAGgcaactccatctccattaACTGGGACGTTCCCAAGACGCCAAACGGCAAGGTTGTGTCATATTTAATACACTTGCTTGGCAACCCCATGAGCACAGTGGAAAGAGAGATGTGGGGACCGAAGATTCGAAGGATCGATGAGCCCCATCACAAGACCCTCTACGAAAGTGTTAGCCCCAACACAAACTACACAGTGACGGTGTCCGCCATAACGCGGCACAAGAAGAACGGCGAACCGGCCACCGGAAGTTGTCAAATGCCCGTTTCCACGCCGGATGCCATTGGCCGAACCATGTGGTCGAAGGTGAATCTGGACTCTAAGTACGTTCTCAAGTTGTACCTACCCAAGATCAGCGAGCGAAATGGGCCCATATGCTGCTATAGATTATATCTAGTTAGAATTAACAATGACAACAAGGAATTGCCGGATCCGGAGAAGTTAAACATCGCCACATATCAGGAGGTTCACAGCGATAATGTCACTAGAAGTAGTGCATATATAGCGGAGATGATCAGTAGCAAGTACTTTAGGCCGGAAATATTTTTGGGCGATGCGAAGAGATTCAGTGAAAACAACGATATAATCCGCGACAATGACGAAATTTGCCGCAAATGCCTAGAAGGTACTCCATTTTTGAGGAAACCCGAAGTCACCCACATACCCCCACTAGGTTCACTCTCAAGTAATGTATATTaacttaatttgtatatattaaaCTAATGTGCTTTTCTGTAGATTCCGATGCTGAACTGCCCATTTTGGCTGAGAAGGACAACTTGATCAAAGGAGCAAACTTAACAGAGCATGCTCTTAAAATCTTAGAAAGTAAGTTACGAGATAAAAGAAACGCGGTTACCAGCGATGAGAATCCAATTCTAAGCGCCGTCAACCCAAATGTGCCACTCCACGATTCTAGTCGAGATGTTTTCGATGGTGAGATAGATATTAACTCCAATTATACCGGATTCCTAGAGATTATAGGTACGTAATGATtgataatttaaatacaaagCAAATGTTAATATCATTTTAATATTCCTCAGTTCGGGATCGAAACAATGCCCTGATGGCTTATAGCAAATACTTTGATATAATTACTCCGGCGACAGAAGCTGAACCTATCCAATCCTTGAATAATATGGACTACTACCTAAGTATTGGGGTCAAGGCTGGGGCCGTACTACTTGGTGTCCTACTTGTTTTTATTGTGCTGTGGGTGTTCCATCACAAGAAAACGAAGAACGAACTGCAGGGAGAAGACACTTTAACACTAAGAGATTCCCTGAGGTAACTAGTAATGGTTAATTCTtctttatgcatttttaattaatattcaacTGTTTCTTACTATCAAGCAGGGCTTTGTTCGGTCGCCGAAATCACAACCATAGTCATTTTATTACGTCCGGAAACCACAAAGGATTCGACGCTGGCCCCATTCACAGACTAGATTTAGAAAACGCCTATAAGAACCGCCATAAGGACACCGATTACGGATTTCTTCGGGAATACGAAATGCTGCCAAATCGCTTTAGCGATCGGACAACTAAAAATAGTGATTTAAAGGAGAACGCCTGCAAGAACAGGTACCCCGATATTAAGGCCTACGATCAAACGCGCGTGAAGTTGGCGGTCATAAATGGCCTACAAACTGCGGATTACATTAATGCAAACTTCGTAATTGGATACAAGGAGAGAAAGAAGTTTATTTGTGCACAGGGTCCAATGGAGAGTACCATCGACGATTTTTGGCGAATGATTTGGGAACAACATCTAGAAATAATTGTGATGCTTACGAATTTGGAGGAATATAACAAGGCCAAGTGTGCGAAAtattggccagaaaaagtatTTGATACAAAACAATTCGGAGATATTTTAGTGAAATTTGCACAAGAACGTAAGACTGGTGATTATATTGAACGAACCCTGAACGTTTCCAAGAACAAAGCCAATGTcggcgaggaggaggaccGTAGGCAAATCACCCAATACCACTACTTAACGTGGAAGGACTTTATGGCACCGGAGCATCCACATGGCATCATCAAATTCATACGTCAAATCAATTCCGTCTACTCCCTGCAAAGGGGTCCAATTTTAGTGCATTGCAGTGCTGGTGTGGGTCGAACTGGAACCCTGGTGGCTTTAGATTCCCTAATCCAACAACTGGAGGAAGAAGACTCGGTGTCCATTTACAACACAGTGTGTGATTTACGACACCAACGAAATTTTTTAGTCCAATCTCTGGTGGGTGGTTATGGATAAGCATCTCGTAGCTGTAATAACCTTCCTTCTTCTTGCAGAAACAATACATCTTTCTTTATCGGGCTTTATTAGATACCGGAACTTTTGGAAACACGGATATTTGCATTGATACCATGACTTCTGCAATTGAATCTCTCAAGCGCAAGCCCAATGAGGGTAAATGCAAATTGGAAATGGAATTCGAGGTATATATAGAGTGATATCTGCTCGCCGACGTTTTACTCATTATTGTTCATTTCAGAAACTACTGGTCACTGCGGATGAGATAAGCAAATCATGTAGTGTGGGCGAAAACGAGGAAAATAATATGAAGAACAGAAGTCAAGAGATTATACCCTACGATCGTAACAGAGTAAGTAATAGCAGCCAACTTTTATACGAACTGTGATTAATGctgttgaatattttaatgaaattaaaggTAATACTGACACCACTTCCAATGCGGGAAAACTCGACCTATATTAACGCATCATTCATAGAGGGCTATGATAATAGCGAAACCTTTATTATTGCCCAGGATCCACTTGAGAACACTATAGGAGACTTCTGGAGAATGATCTCGGAACAGAGTGTCACCACCCTCGTCATGATATCTGAAGTGAGTATTGTCTCTTATCCTTAATCTGTTTCCCATTTAACtaag from Drosophila yakuba strain Tai18E2 chromosome 3L, Prin_Dyak_Tai18E2_2.1, whole genome shotgun sequence carries:
- the LOC6533916 gene encoding tyrosine-protein phosphatase 69D isoform X1 yields the protein MAFLYRRMSMLLNIILAYIFLCAICVQGTVKQEWAEIGKNVSLECTSENEAVSWKLGNQTIDKNHTRYKVRTEPLNSNDDGSGNNENQDFAKYKNVLTLLDVNIKDSGNYTCTSQTGQNHSTEFQVKPYLPSKVLQSTPAKIKRKIKQDVMLYCLIEMYPQNETTNRNLKWLKDGSQFEFLDTFSSISKLNDTHLNFTLEFTEVYKKENGTYKCTVFDDTGLEITAKEVTLFVMEVPQVSIDFAKAVGANKIYLNWTVNDGNDPIQKFFITLQEAGTPTFTYHKDFINGSHTSSILDHFKPNTTYFLRIVGKNSIGNGQPTQYQHGITTLSYDPIFIPKVETTGSTASTITIGWNPPPPDLIEYIQYYELIVSESGDVPKVIEEAIYQQNSRNLPYMFDKLKTATDYEFRVRACSDLTKTCGPWSENVNGTTMDGVATKPTNLSIQCHHDNVTRGNSISINWDVPKTPNGKVVSYLIHLLGNPMSTVEREMWGPKIRRIDEPHHKTLYESVSPNTNYTVTVSAITRHKKNGEPATGSCQMPVSTPDAIGRTMWSKVNLDSKYVLKLYLPKISERNGPICCYRLYLVRINNDNKELPDPEKLNIATYQEVHSDNVTRSSAYIAEMISSKYFRPEIFLGDAKRFSENNDIIRDNDEICRKCLEGTPFLRKPEVTHIPPLGSLSNSDAELPILAEKDNLIKGANLTEHALKILESKLRDKRNAVTSDENPILSAVNPNVPLHDSSRDVFDGEIDINSNYTGFLEIIVRDRNNALMAYSKYFDIITPATEAEPIQSLNNMDYYLSIGVKAGAVLLGVLLVFIVLWVFHHKKTKNELQGEDTLTLRDSLSRALFGRRNHNHSHFITSGNHKGFDAGPIHRLDLENAYKNRHKDTDYGFLREYEMLPNRFSDRTTKNSDLKENACKNRYPDIKAYDQTRVKLAVINGLQTADYINANFVIGYKERKKFICAQGPMESTIDDFWRMIWEQHLEIIVMLTNLEEYNKAKCAKYWPEKVFDTKQFGDILVKFAQERKTGDYIERTLNVSKNKANVGEEEDRRQITQYHYLTWKDFMAPEHPHGIIKFIRQINSVYSLQRGPILVHCSAGVGRTGTLVALDSLIQQLEEEDSVSIYNTVCDLRHQRNFLVQSLKQYIFLYRALLDTGTFGNTDICIDTMTSAIESLKRKPNEGKCKLEMEFEKLLVTADEISKSCSVGENEENNMKNRSQEIIPYDRNRVILTPLPMRENSTYINASFIEGYDNSETFIIAQDPLENTIGDFWRMISEQSVTTLVMISEIGDGPRKCPRYWADDEVQYDHILVKYVHSESCPYYTRREFYVTNCKIDDTLKVTQFQYNGWPTVDGEVPEVCRGIIELVDQAYNHYKNNKNSGCRSPLTVHCSLGTDRSSIFVAMCILVQHLRLEKCVDICATTRKLRSQRTGLINSYAQYEFLHRAIINYSDLHHIAESTLD
- the LOC6533916 gene encoding tyrosine-protein phosphatase 69D isoform X2; this translates as MAFLYRRMSMLLNIILAYIFLCAICVQGTVKQEWAEIGKNVSLECTSENEAVSWKLGNQTIDKNHTRYKVRTEPLNSNDDGSGNNENQDFAKYKNVLTLLDVNIKDSGNYTCTSQTGQNHSTEFQVKPYLPSKVLQSTPAKIKRKIKQDVMLYCLIEMYPQNETTNRNLKWLKDGSQFEFLDTFSSISKLNDTHLNFTLEFTEVYKKENGTYKCTVFDDTGLEITAKEVTLFVMEVPQVSIDFAKAVGANKIYLNWTVNDGNDPIQKFFITLQEAGTPTFTYHKDFINGSHTSSILDHFKPNTTYFLRIVGKNSIGNGQPTQYQHGITTLSYDPIFIPKVETTGSTASTITIGWNPPPPDLIEYIQYYELIVSESGDVPKVIEEAIYQQNSRNLPYMFDKLKTATDYEFRVRACSDLTKTCGPWSENVNGTTMDGVATKPTNLSIQCHHDNVTRGNSISINWDVPKTPNGKVVSYLIHLLGNPMSTVEREMWGPKIRRIDEPHHKTLYESVSPNTNYTVTVSAITRHKKNGEPATGSCQMPVSTPDAIGRTMWSKVNLDSKYVLKLYLPKISERNGPICCYRLYLVRINNDNKELPDPEKLNIATYQEVHSDNVTRSSAYIAEMISSKYFRPEIFLGDAKRFSENNDIIRDNDEICRKCLEGTPFLRKPEVTHIPPLGSLSNSDAELPILAEKDNLIKGANLTEHALKILESKLRDKRNAVTSDENPILSAVNPNVPLHDSSRDVFDGEIDINSNYTGFLEIIVRDRNNALMAYSKYFDIITPATEAEPIQSLNNMDYYLSIGVKAGAVLLGVLLVFIVLWVFHHKKTKNELQGEDTLTLRDSLRALFGRRNHNHSHFITSGNHKGFDAGPIHRLDLENAYKNRHKDTDYGFLREYEMLPNRFSDRTTKNSDLKENACKNRYPDIKAYDQTRVKLAVINGLQTADYINANFVIGYKERKKFICAQGPMESTIDDFWRMIWEQHLEIIVMLTNLEEYNKAKCAKYWPEKVFDTKQFGDILVKFAQERKTGDYIERTLNVSKNKANVGEEEDRRQITQYHYLTWKDFMAPEHPHGIIKFIRQINSVYSLQRGPILVHCSAGVGRTGTLVALDSLIQQLEEEDSVSIYNTVCDLRHQRNFLVQSLKQYIFLYRALLDTGTFGNTDICIDTMTSAIESLKRKPNEGKCKLEMEFEKLLVTADEISKSCSVGENEENNMKNRSQEIIPYDRNRVILTPLPMRENSTYINASFIEGYDNSETFIIAQDPLENTIGDFWRMISEQSVTTLVMISEIGDGPRKCPRYWADDEVQYDHILVKYVHSESCPYYTRREFYVTNCKIDDTLKVTQFQYNGWPTVDGEVPEVCRGIIELVDQAYNHYKNNKNSGCRSPLTVHCSLGTDRSSIFVAMCILVQHLRLEKCVDICATTRKLRSQRTGLINSYAQYEFLHRAIINYSDLHHIAESTLD